TCGGCATCGTTTCCGTCCTCAGGGTAAAAAGCGATGCCGACCTGAAAATCATAATAAATTTCTTGACCTTTAAAAACAAACTTCTGATCGAGATTGTCTACCTTTTGCTGAATGAAGGAAATTGTCTGTTCTTTATTTTTTACGTCTTTGATGATAATAATAAATTCATCCGTCGATAACCGCCCGACAAAATGAGGTTTGGAAATATTTTCTTTCAGTAGTTTTGCAACATATAATATAACTTGATCCCGAAACTCATTTCCATACATGTCACTTAAATATTTAAAACGATTTAAGTTAACTTTTATAATTGCTGCTCTTGTATTAGCGGATTTGCAAATTTGTTTAAGCTGCTCGCTTATCGCTTTCTCATTTGGAAGGTTCGTTAATTCATCGTAATACATGAAATATTGGATAAAATGCTTTGATTCTTTTACTCTCGACATATCTTGAAGAATAAAAGCTACACTCGTTTTAGATAACGGGATGGCAGTCACATAAATTGGAAATTCAGTATAGAGAGTTGTTTCATGATGAATGACCTCTTGTCTTCTTTTCACATTTTCAAAAAGTCCTTCCACCCAATTTTCATTTTGAAACAATTCGTATACAGTTTCCAATCGTTGGATATTGCAGTGTTCCTGCACGAAATTGAAAGCTTGTTTGTTATATTGTTGAATCGTTCCATTCACATCACATATAAATATAGGTTCTGGGTGAAGGTGGTAAATTGTAAAAAATTCAGATTCTTTTTGGTGGATGTTTTGCAATTTGTAACACATCCTTATCTTTATTTAGATACGAATTGTTACATGATCCCTTTTATTCCTGATGCACTTTAGTTAAACGAATAAAAATGTACATTTACCCTTCTTTTCCTTCTCATCTTCTATTGGGCTATGAATTTATTTCTAATTACAAAACATTATCGGAAAATGAGATGTTGACTATGGATTCCAGCTTTTTTTAACAAATGCATTAATTGATCTTGTTCTTCCTTTGATAAGCCGGAAAAAGCTCTAGCCATCCGCATCGCATGAATGGGATAAATTTCATCTAAATAGTTTTTGCCTTTTTCGGTTAATTTCGCATAAACAGACCGTTTATCCCTAGGATCTTGTTCGCGATATATATAACCATTTCGTTCTAGCTTATCAATGACATATGTAACATTTCCACTTACCAGCAATAAACGAGAGCCAATTTGTTGAATTTTTTGCGGACCTTTTTTATATAAAAGCTCTAAAACTGAAAATTCTGTCGGATTAAAACCGTGTTCTTTACTATCACGAATGGAATGCTCCGAAATGCTTTTAAATGCACGAGCAAAAATATGAAAAAGTGACACCGCTCTATCCATTTCTTCTTGAGTAAAAGATGTCATCATACGTATCGCCCTCTTTACAAATCATAATCAATTTTAATTTCTTAAAAAATTCAAAAATATTTTAACTATATTTATTTTACTATTTTTTCATTAATATTGGAAGTTTTTAAACGCTTACATTCATTATTTGTCAATATCTATTCATTTTTTTAGCACGGATTTCTAGGGAACTGTGTACCTTTAATTATTTAATGTAGATGAGCAAATTCCCTAACATATATTTACATCCAAACAAAAAAGGAGACAGGAATCCAACTCCTTGGTTAGAATAGATGCGCTACCAACTACCTACAAGGATGTTCATGTCTCATGAATAGATTAGCACCTCATCAAGGAATCCACAAATTTTTCACAACGTTTGGTCATTTCTCTTGTTTCCTATCATATTTAGATCCTTTATTAGTCCTATGAAGGACCTTTCTTATGTTTTCTATCTTCATAGTGTCCTTCATTAATCCAATGAAGGACACTTCTTATGCTTTCTATCGTATTTATGTCCTTCAAAAGCCTCATGACGGACATTTATCATCTACATTTGCTTCTTTTTGGACTTCATCTCCCCCTGAAGCTATGGATACCGTGTTCGCGAACGTCAAGTAATGAAACGGTATTGGATTTTTGTACAACTTACTTATGTGTATAGTATGTTCGAATCCAACAGCAATTTTTCGGATGTGCTCGATCTCCTGCGTAAGAGAAAAGGACATAGTCTCGTGGAGTTCATTTACCATGCGGCGAAACAAAATATTCCCATTGATTCTGTGAAAAAACAGCGGCACGTGACATAAGGGGTAACCTGTTCGTTTTTATGGTAATTATTGTAAGAAGAATTGCTCAACTACAGTTATTTAAATGAAATTCTCCTAAAAGATTGTTGCTTTATATAGCTTTTTGACTGTCAGGCAAGCGGTGCGCTTGCTATGTCACGCATTAGCGTGACGTAAACCAAACAAGAGTCGAGCTCCGACCTCGTGCTTTGTTCGGTTCATATACAGTCAAAATGCATCAAAGCTTACGAAAATATATAAATAAAAACACTGGCTGTTTAATTAATGAACAACCAGTATTTTGAATGGGTGACGATCCTATTTACAAACGTTACTTGGTTCGGTTAAGGAAGATTGTCATCAATAGATTAAGTTTTAAACTTCTTCACGAGATCATTTAAAGTTTCCGATAATTGCGAAAGGGACTGAATATGATTTGAAACATTTCCCATTAAAATATTGGACGTTGAAGCTGATTCCGCTGTTTGCTCGATTCCTGCTGCGGCTTCTTCTGTTAATGCCGCAATATTGCCAATTTGCTGATTCATCCCCTCGCTATTTTCTAATATTTTTGTAAATTCTCGATGTGCATATTGGATTTTTTCGGTCACCTCTTTTATATGTGATTGGATGATTTCAAAAGCGGCACCCGTTTCCTGAATTAACGATGTTCCCTCTTGCACTTGCGAATAGCCAATATGTAAACTATCAGTTACTTCTTTTGTCTCTTTTTGTACTTGTTCCACAATATGTTGAATGTCGACAATTGAATGAGACACTTGTTCAGCTAGCTTTCGTACTTCTTCAGCAACAACAGCAAATCCTCTTCCATATTCACCTGCTCTTGCTGCTTCAATCGCGGCATTTAATGCAAGCAAGTTCGTTTGATCCGCAATATTTTGAATGACTTCTACGAGTTTGTTAATATCTTTCGAACGTTGATCAAGGTTTTGCATTTTTCCAATTGCTGCTTGCATTTTTTCATAAATCATTTCCATCTGCTGCATGGAATTATTCATGAGGTGACTTCCATTATCCGTTTGTTTTATAACAAGATTCGATTTCTCTTCCATCTCCAAGCTATTTTGATGGATTTCATGAATTTTATTCGTATAATTAACCATTGCTTCTGCAAGTTCAGTGGCAGATTTCGCTTGATTTTCTGCTCCAGCTGACAACTCCTGCATTGTAGAGGCAATTTGTTCACTACCGTCTTTAACTTCAATAGAAGATTGATGTAGGTCAGTGCATTTATTTGTGATCGTATTGGAAACGTTGTTAATGTCCAACACAATTTTTCGCAATTGTTTATTCATTTCATTGACCGATTCTACTAATTCCCCAAGTTCATCCTTACCTTTATATGTAAGTGATTGATGAAGCAATTCACCATTGGCAATCGCTTTCATTCGTTCGGAAATCATACGAATTGGCTTTGTAATCGAACGAGACATTGTAAAAGCTATAAATAATCCAATGATAACTATCAAACCGGATAAAATAATACTTAATACAAGAACTTGATTGCTTTTGTCAATGACCTCTTTCCCATGTTGAATGGCTAGCTGATATCGCTGTTCAGACATTTTCTCAAGATCTTGAATTATGTTTTCAGCAAGCGGTTTTGCCCGCTGCTCTAAATTTTCGATTGCATCTTCTTTTTGGCCATGATCGAATATAAGCAACGTTTCGTAGCGAACTAATACACTCCATTGACTGGTTTCATCCAATAATTGTTTCATCTCATCTGATTGATTTAATTGTGACAGTTCAAATTGAAGCTTTGCACTTTCAGATGTTAATTCTTCAAACTCTTCTCTCATTTTCTCATCTTCATAAAGAAAATAAGAATGAACTAAGGAAATCCTTTTTGTAATGTTATATCGCAGCCTTTCATTCATAATTAAGGATTGGACATCTTTTTGAATCATTTTTTCCGTATCGGCGTTGATTCTTTTCATGAGAACATAATTGACAGCAACTGTTGCAATCGTTAATAACATAATAATCGCAAAGCTCAGCAGTAATTTTTTTTGCAATCCTTTCTGTTTCCAAAATTTCAAGTCTTTTCTTTTTCCTCGAAATGTCAACCGTTTCAATGACTTCAACTTCAACTTCAACAAATTCCCCTCCCCTAACAAGCTTCTTTTATTTATATCGGTAAAATTGCAAAAACATTTACTATTGTGAAAGTTAGAGAAGGGCATAAATTTTAATCCTTGAATTACAAAACTGGATTATTTTCTATATTTAATATTTTTTCAATATAAAACCATTTCAAAACGTCATCAATTTCTCCCCCGTCTTCTGGTACTTTCCCTAAAATAGGTAGGTTTGTTAATTTTTCAATTACTCTCATATTATCTTTTTCTATGATATCCGGATGTGATGATACTTTATTAAACACAATACCTAATATTGATAATCGATTGGCTTTTGCATATTCTACCGTTAATAAAGTATGGTTAATAGAACCTAAATGTGGTGGCACAACGACGATGAGAGGAATGTTCAGCATTTGAATAATATCTTTCGTCATGTACATTTCATTTTCTTCCATGATTGGAACGGCCAATCCCCCTGCCCCTTCGACAAGAACGATATCATGTTCTTTTTGTAAACAATCATAGTGCTGTTTCATTCGATTTACATCAATTCGAACATTTTCAAGATGTGCGGCTAAATGTGGCGAAGCCGGCTTTTCAAAAAAATATGTACATAAATCTTTTTGTCCATAAGAAAGGTTTGCCGTTTGTATGTAGCTTTCGACATCCTCTGCTTTTAATTCTCCATCTTTCCATACACATCCAGTTTGAATCGGCTTATACGGGGCTACACGAAATCCACTTTGAATCAGTGCCTTCGTCAAAAACTTTGTCACATACGTCTTGCCAATTTCCGTACCCGTACCTGTGATAAAAATACCTTGTCCCATGTCAACTCACTCCACAACAATTTTTTGTATTATTCTAGAATAAATCCTCCTATATGTAAACTATTATATTTTAAAAGTTTACAAATTTACAGTAACAAAATTTTCGCTGAACTTTTCATAAACCCATCGTTCATTTAAAAAAATTGCTATAATAAATTCGTTAACATAGAGAGAAGGAGTAGAAAGAACTTGGAAAAATCGAATCAACGATTGAAAGTTTTGAAACATCTTTCCGTAAAAGATTGGTTAATGATCTTTTTCGGTATTCTTATTGCTATTTTTCTATTTTTATTGATTGGTACGAATCAAGTATTCTTTCAATTTGCGATACTACTCTTAAATAGCTGGCTAACTGTTTTTGTCTTTTTCCTATACAAAAGAGTAGACAATTTAGCAAAAAATCAATTGACTGAAAAGGAACCTCGTCCTACAAAATCAGCTTTAAAAATAGAAAAGGAAGATGAAGATGTAGAGAAAACACTTCATTATAAAGAAAAAGAACTAACTCAAATTGAGTTAGATAAAACGATCATTTTTGAAGAATTACTATCAAAAACGAATTTGCGTGAAGAAGAAAAACAAACTTATCGAAAACGTTTATCCGAAAAAGAATCCGAAGCCAAATCGATTCAACAAGAACTTGCACTTCTTAAAACTCGAATTCAACAAAAGATAAAGGATGGAGCGAACCTTTTGTTAAAACGAGATCCTGTTCTAGAGAAAGTTGTTCAGCTTTTGGAGCCTGATTTTATTCTCAAAAGCTCATTTGATGAAATTGATCAAAAGCTGAAAATGGTTCTCCCTGAGATAGAAAGCGATGTAATAGACGCTTTAATGGAAGCCCAATTTTTGACGGAACAGCATGCGTTAACGAGAATAGGCTATCGAGAGTTAATCAAAACAGCGAAAAAAGGATTTGTAAGTTTAAAAGGGTAAAGACAGTTTTTACGTTGATAGTGATGGAATAGATTGTATTTAAATACGTGGCCGATCTGAATTTTTGGAGCTTTTATTCATAAAGAGGGTTTCATAAGCAATCGGTCTTTCGCCAAATGATTCGAGTCTCACCCTCTCACCGTTTTTTCATATAAGAATTAAGCGTAAGAGGCACCATAAATGTCTTACCTCCTATTGTGGAATCAGACACTTATGCTGCCTCATTATTTTGGCAAAAGCTCATGAGTGTTGTAGGATTAATTTTTAAGCGATAGAAAAGAACGTAATCTATCATGATGGATTTCTATTTAAAATGGATATTCTCTTGGCAGGCTTTGTGTCGAGACCCATTGTGTTGTTGTAAATTCTTCAAGTGACCAGACTCCTCCGAAACGTCCTAAACCTGAATCTTTTTCCCCGCCAAAGGCAATAAGCGGTTCATCGTTCACACTTTGGTCATTAACATGGACCATTCCGGTTTCAAGCTTTTTCGCTACCTCCACACCTTTTTCTACTGATCCAGCATGAACAGCGCCGCTTAATCCATATTTTGTATCATTAGCTAATTGAATCGCTTCCTCTTCATCATCAAATGGAATAATCGTCACAACAGGCCCAAACATTTCATTTTTTGCTGTTGCTACTTCATTTGTTCCGGTCAAAATAAAAGGCGACATCACATTTCCATCGACTTTCCCTTCTAATACGACTTTCGCTCCTTGCTTGCGAGCTTTTTCAATCGTCTTTAAAATTCTTTCCGCTGCTTTTTGATTAATCAGCGGGCCAATTAGTGTATCTTCCTCACGAGGATCACCGACTTTTATCGTTTTAGCCTTTTTCGTAAAAGCTTCAACAAATTCATGAAATCGTTGTCGATGGACAATGATCCGGTTAATAGCCATACAAATTTGCCCATTATGCATGAATTTGCCGAACGCTGCGGCATTAACAGCACGATCAATATCAGCATCTTCTAACACAATCATCGCATTATTGCCGCCAAGCTCAAGAGCGACTCTTTTAATATTTTTCCCGCAAAGCTCTCCGATATAACGACCTACTTCTGTAGATCCTGTGAATGAAATCATTCTAGGAATTGGATGATCAACAAATGCGTCTCCTATTTCCTCAATATCAGCAATCACTACATTGAATAAGCCTTGAGGAACCCCTGCTTCTTCAAAAATTTTACCTAATACCGTTCCCCCTGACATGGCCGTTTGTTCATCTGGCTTTAATACAACTCCATTTCCAACCGCAAGTGCTGGAGCAACCGAACGCATGGATAAGTACATTGGAAAATTGAACGGACTGATGACCCCAACTACTCCGATCGGTTTTCGATAAACTCTGTTTTCTTTTCCCGGAATTAGGGATGGAATCATTTGTCCTCCCATTCGAAGCGGAAATGAAGCTGCTTCTCTCATAATCGCAATACAGAAATCAATTTCGACATTTGCTTTAATATGAGAGGAGCCCGTTTCTTCAATCAAAAGCTTCACTAATTCCTTTCTTCGATCCATTATGATTCGTGCGGCATTTTCGATGATCGTAGAGCGTTCAAATGGATTGACATGCTCCCATTCCTTTTGTGCGTTTTTTGCTGATTCATATGCTCGATGAATATCTTCTACGCCAGCCATTTTAAATTCCGCTAACATCTCCCCATTATACGGATTTGTATCTTGATAACGACTTTGACCCGAACCGTCCCTCCACTCTCCAGCAATATATTGTTTGTTTAAATTGTCGAACGGTTTCAATGAATTCCCTCCTCTTCGTTATGACTTACCATTATTTTTTTCACATCTCAGTGGAATATACCATTACTTACCGTTTTAAACCGAACAAAAATCCTAAAATATAATTTCACAAGGAATTCGATATAAGGTGTGGAATGTTTTATTAGGTAAATATTTGTGATCATCGCAATACGACAAAAGGAGGAAGAAATATGAGGAAAACACATCCATGGTATGTTATTTCCTATCCTATGGGTGATGAAGATGCTGTTCTTTATCATTGCCTTGAAGAATTAAATAACGTATCAGAAAAAGGAATCGCTGTATTACCAGAATACGTCGCCTATACACCAAAACAAGCAGAAAAGGCACTAATGAAATTAAAAGAAACAGCCACAAAGAGAAAAATTAGCATCATTACTACTTTAAACATCGTTCCCGTTCATTTACCATACATGAAAAACAATTCAAACTACAATACACTTGTTGTCATCACAAAGGAAGGGAAAGTCCATACACCACAAGCGAAAATTACACCTCAATCTTTTGAACGAAGGCAATATGACGAGAAATTCCCCAAAATAAACGTTTCGGATTATTACTATTTAAATAAAGTACAGATGAAGATCGACAATGAAGTCAAAACGGCGCTCTTTGTTATTTGTTCAGATATTTATACCCTTTTAGCTGGTGTAAAAGATGTGCAAGACTTCAAAGTTGATTATTGCATTGTTCCTGGAAACTTCGGAAATGGGGCGGAAGCCGCTGTAAAACGAGTTCTTCAACGCTTCCGTTCAGCAGGTATTTTTGAAACGACCATTTTTTCAAATCCATATCAACTGCTAAAAAAAGCTGAACAAACTCCGCTTGTTCAAAAAGCTTGTGATTATGAACAAAAAGAACAAGATGTTTCATCTTCACTTACAGACTGGGAAAGAATTCAACTATTGAAACAAAATTTTCTCATCTATCCGGATGAGCATATCCAAAGCTTCGTTCATATGGCAAACTATACGACAATGGATAAAGGAAGAATAACCGTTCCCATGAGCCGTTTTCATATCAATGTCAAAGTCGAACAATATCCTGAAATGATTGTACTATAAATGATAAAAATAGTCTCCTCACCGTTAAGGAGACTATTTTCCCTAATAAGATATCCCTTCAACCAAAATGTCAGCTAAAATCTTTGCTTTCCACACGCTGCTGAACGAGTGTTGTTTTGATCCATTCACGTTCTAATATGAACCATAAAATAAGCCCAATTCCTAATCCCCACGCAGCCCCTTTTGTCGCTAAAATCGCACCAACAATGACCGCAATGCCTTTTTGTAGATTACTTTCATTCTTTAACAAATCAACCCCTAAATAACCGCAAAGATAGCCTTGGATGAGCATCGTCAATGCCATTCCGATATTGACGCCTGGCTTGAACAGTGTGACAACCGGACCGAGCATTAGCGCAATGCTCATTCCCCAAAAAATTCCGGTTGCTCCCCCCCAATAGCTGTCGATTTGCTCGCGTTTATTATTCATATAACGATTTAAAACAAGCACCTGACCTCCAGTCCATTGCGGTCCAGACAAAGGTAGAAACGGCATAAAGATCCCTTCAATAAAGTTTCGAATGGAAACGATGATACTGTTTCTAGTTGGACTAAAGACAATTTTTTCATCTTTTCTGACTTCATCTGCATTCTTAAGCAAAGAGTTTACGACCAAAACATCACCAAAGGCAATAATGTATGCAGCAACGGCTAATGGTAACGCTTTCATAAATGTGTCGAAAGAAGGCACTCCTACTGCAAAAATACTGTAAGATGATACAATTTCTCCAAATGGGATCGCCACAAAACTCCATGAAATTTCAGGCATTTGGACTTCACCAATGATGATGCCGATCACATATGACAAAGCAAAAGGTACCGCGATTCCAAACTGGGCAATATATCGGAAGAGACCATAACGCGCCCGCAATGGTGCTGCCGTTTTCGAAAACATCATGAAAAAGCCAAATGCAGCCCCTAGAAGAATGGTGACAGGCATCGTCCAGACACGCCCACCTTCTGAAAATTCACCGAAAATGGCCGCAAACCCTGCTCCTAGTAAAATTCCTGCTTTTAATGAAATAGGAATTTTTTCGACAAGCTTTTCAGCTCCTTTAAATAACCCCATCAACAGAAAAATAACAGCAACCAAAATTTGTAAAGCAATTAACGCCTCAATCCTTTCCTGCCCTTCTGGAAAACCTGAAAGAAAACTTACATAGAGTGGAATACCTGCAGTAACCCATCCAGCAATTGACGGGTCTCCAAATGATGTGTGTAATAAATAGAGGAAATTGTTGATGATAATAAAAGCGATTGCAAGTTCAAAAGGTATTCCTAATACATCCATTATCACAGCGGAAATACCCATTGGTACAACGCAAAGAATAGCACCTTGAAGCCAGTCAGGAAACTCAATACCATAGTGTACAAATGGCAAACGAAGCTTGAGGGGACCAAGAGCGTACGGCTGTTCCGCTCCATCTTCTCTCTGTTTTCCAAAATAAAATGCCATCCCTTTACCTCCTTTTTTAAAATTAATGGCAAGAAGCTTCACAATTTTGAACAGCATCACGAAACTCAAGAATTATTTCTGTAAACTTTTCGCTTTTTTCGAGCATGGAATAGTGTCCTGACCCTTTCATTTTCTTTATTTGAATATCTGGTTTGACCTTCATTAATTGTTCTTTAGCATTAGGTGGCAATAGTTTATCTTCCTCGCCAATCACTGCAAGTACAGGAATGTTTAATATTTTTAACACCTTTTCTCCATTTTTGTATTTAGCACAGCATTCAAAATCATTTATCGTTACCCTCATCGGATTTTTGTGAAGCTCCTCTTTTTCTTCATATAACAACTGTTTATCTGTACTCTTTCCGTAAGAAGCATAGAACAATGAATCAGGGAAAACACCCGTTGAAAGCTGTTCTAATATCTTCGGGTGAACAGGGAGCTCGTAATGACTATTGGCAAGGACAAGCCCTTTGACTTTCTCATTAATTGCCGCCAATTCAATTCCAATTAATCCTCCCATTGAGTGGCCAACGACAATGACATCCTCTCTAATCTCTGAATTTAACATACTCGCAAACTCTTCAATAGTAGAAGGCACTGCTCTCTTATCATGGTCATGACCCGGCAAATTATGAACTTCAAAAGGGATATCACCTAAACGTTCTGTTACTTTTCTCCATTTGCTGATCGTTCCGCCTGCACCATGAATAAAGAAAAATGTTAGTGGCTTCATGATCGTACTCCTCCTAGAACATTTTTAGCAATAATCATTCGTTGAATTTGGTTCGTTCCTTCATAAATTTGTGTAATTTTCGCATCTCGCATCATTCGTTCTACTGAATATTCTTGAACATATCCGTACCCTCCTAATAATTGTACAGCGTCTGTTGTGACCTTCATGGCTACATCTGACGCATACATTTTCGCCATTGATGAAGCTTTAATTAATTCTGGATTTTTCCCTGTTGAGCTTAGCTCATTTACTTTTGAGGCGGCACGATAAACAAGACATCTAGCAGCTTCAATCTGGGTTGCCATATCAGCAATCATAAATTGAACGGCCTGAAAGGATGAAAGCGGCTTTCCGAATTGCTCTCTTTCCAGTACATATTGAAGACATACATCTAACGCTCCTTGAGCAATGCCAAGCGCTTGTGCTCCAACTGTAGGCCTTGATTTATCGAAGGTTTTCATGGCAAGAATCCAGCCATTCCCTTCTTCACCGACGATATTTTCGGCAGGCACTCGACAATTATCAAAATAAAGCTGTGCCGTTGGTGATCCTTTAATGCCCATTTTCTTCTCTAATTTACCTACATGAAACCCAGGTGTATCGGCATCAACTACAAATGTTGTCATACCCTTATCTGTTTTGGCAAAAACGGTATAGACGTTGGCAACTCCGCCGTTGGAGATAAACATTTTCTGTCCGTTTAAAATATACTCATCTCCATCTCGAACAGCTGTTGTTTCCAAACTTTGTACATCAGATCCTGCATTCGGCTCGGTTAAAGCATAAGCCGCAATTTTCTTTCCAGACGCAATATCAGGCAAATAACGGCGCTTTAAATCATCGCTTCCACCTAACATAATAGGCAATGACCCAAGTTCCTGCACAACAGCTACTTGTGAAGATGATGCACACACACGAGCGATTTCTTCTACAATGATACAAAAGCTTAATAAATCAAGTCCTGAACCTCCATATTCTTCCGGAATGTTCGCACCTAAATAACCGTATTCAGCAAGTAAATCCTTTATATCCATTGGGTATTCACCCATTTCATCAATTTCAATTGCCCTTGGTTTTATCTTTTCTTGTGCTAATCGATGAATGCTCTCTTTTATTTCTTTGTGCTCATCTGATAACTCGAAAAACATCCCCATACCCCTTTCTTATGCATTTTGAAGATTTTTTTCTAAAACATACTTCTGAATCTTACCACTAGGAGTCTTCGGTAAACGGTCTAAAAAAACATACTTACGAGGCCGTTTATATTTTGCCAATTTATCGCCATTCACTAAAAACTGATCAAGTTCTTCTTCAGTCAGGGTGCTTCCCTCTTTTAAAACAATACATCCGACAACGATTTGTCCCCATGTCGGATCAGGCTGCCCAATCACTGCTGCTTCTAACACATCTGGGTGTTCAAGTAAATAATCTTCTACTTCACGCGGATAAATGTTTTCAGCACCAGATACAATCATATGATTCATTCTATCTCTAATCCAAATATATCCATCTTCATCATAAGAACCCATATCACCAGTATGATACCAGCCAAAGGCAAGGGCTTTATCAGTAGCTTCTGGGCGCTGATAATATCCTTCCATGACACACGGTCCTTTTACAATAATTTCACCAATTTCTCCGACCTCGCATAGATCGTCTGGATGTGACGGACTGCCATCCTCTTGCAGGCGTACAATACGTACTTCATGCGTCATCACCGCTTTTCCTGCAGAACCTGCTTTAGGCAGCTGTTCATCAGGATATAATAC
This genomic interval from Bacillus alveayuensis contains the following:
- a CDS encoding alkylation response protein AidB-like acyl-CoA dehydrogenase (product_source=COG1960; cath_funfam=1.10.540.10,1.20.140.10,2.40.110.10; cog=COG1960; pfam=PF00441,PF02770,PF02771; superfamily=47203,56645), with protein sequence MFFELSDEHKEIKESIHRLAQEKIKPRAIEIDEMGEYPMDIKDLLAEYGYLGANIPEEYGGSGLDLLSFCIIVEEIARVCASSSQVAVVQELGSLPIMLGGSDDLKRRYLPDIASGKKIAAYALTEPNAGSDVQSLETTAVRDGDEYILNGQKMFISNGGVANVYTVFAKTDKGMTTFVVDADTPGFHVGKLEKKMGIKGSPTAQLYFDNCRVPAENIVGEEGNGWILAMKTFDKSRPTVGAQALGIAQGALDVCLQYVLEREQFGKPLSSFQAVQFMIADMATQIEAARCLVYRAASKVNELSSTGKNPELIKASSMAKMYASDVAMKVTTDAVQLLGGYGYVQEYSVERMMRDAKITQIYEGTNQIQRMIIAKNVLGGVRS
- a CDS encoding pimeloyl-ACP methyl ester carboxylesterase (product_source=COG0596; cath_funfam=3.40.50.1820; cog=COG0596; pfam=PF12697; superfamily=53474); its protein translation is MKPLTFFFIHGAGGTISKWRKVTERLGDIPFEVHNLPGHDHDKRAVPSTIEEFASMLNSEIREDVIVVGHSMGGLIGIELAAINEKVKGLVLANSHYELPVHPKILEQLSTGVFPDSLFYASYGKSTDKQLLYEEKEELHKNPMRVTINDFECCAKYKNGEKVLKILNIPVLAVIGEEDKLLPPNAKEQLMKVKPDIQIKKMKGSGHYSMLEKSEKFTEIILEFRDAVQNCEASCH
- a CDS encoding hypothetical protein (product_source=Hypo-rule applied; transmembrane_helix_parts=Inside_1_49,TMhelix_50_72,Outside_73_86,TMhelix_87_106,Inside_107_112,TMhelix_113_133,Outside_134_142,TMhelix_143_162,Inside_163_166,TMhelix_167_189,Outside_190_203,TMhelix_204_226,Inside_227_232,TMhelix_233_255,Outside_256_264,TMhelix_265_287,Inside_288_351,TMhelix_352_374,Outside_375_378,TMhelix_379_401,Inside_402_413,TMhelix_414_436,Outside_437_461), which gives rise to MAFYFGKQREDGAEQPYALGPLKLRLPFVHYGIEFPDWLQGAILCVVPMGISAVIMDVLGIPFELAIAFIIINNFLYLLHTSFGDPSIAGWVTAGIPLYVSFLSGFPEGQERIEALIALQILVAVIFLLMGLFKGAEKLVEKIPISLKAGILLGAGFAAIFGEFSEGGRVWTMPVTILLGAAFGFFMMFSKTAAPLRARYGLFRYIAQFGIAVPFALSYVIGIIIGEVQMPEISWSFVAIPFGEIVSSYSIFAVGVPSFDTFMKALPLAVAAYIIAFGDVLVVNSLLKNADEVRKDEKIVFSPTRNSIIVSIRNFIEGIFMPFLPLSGPQWTGGQVLVLNRYMNNKREQIDSYWGGATGIFWGMSIALMLGPVVTLFKPGVNIGMALTMLIQGYLCGYLGVDLLKNESNLQKGIAVIVGAILATKGAAWGLGIGLILWFILEREWIKTTLVQQRVESKDFS